The Agrococcus carbonis genome has a window encoding:
- a CDS encoding ABC transporter permease, producing MDPELWLRTAAAIALLAAIAVVGMRMLRVEAPWDAAIAVARAAVQLALLSVVLAGLIQDVRWVALGLVVMLVAAILTAAHRGRAHSAPLPLLAAAIVAGPAAAMLVVFGTGALELTAQYLLAIGGIVIGNAMTMAILVQRVLHGSIRDRWGEVEGWLALGATPRQSIATLARAAVRTTLLPAIDQTRTTGIVVLPGAFVGAVFAGLSPVEAGRFQLLVLAGILAAGVITTAILAFGPERRAPAAPLPRATERSADAS from the coding sequence ATGGACCCCGAGCTCTGGCTCCGCACCGCCGCCGCCATCGCGCTGCTCGCGGCGATCGCGGTGGTCGGCATGCGGATGCTGCGCGTCGAGGCGCCGTGGGATGCGGCGATCGCGGTCGCGCGCGCGGCGGTGCAGCTCGCGCTCCTGAGCGTCGTGCTCGCGGGGCTCATCCAGGACGTCAGGTGGGTGGCGCTCGGGCTCGTCGTCATGCTCGTCGCGGCGATCCTCACCGCCGCGCATCGGGGCCGCGCGCACTCGGCGCCCCTGCCGCTCCTCGCCGCCGCGATCGTCGCGGGCCCCGCCGCCGCGATGCTCGTCGTCTTCGGCACCGGTGCCCTCGAGCTCACCGCGCAGTACCTGCTCGCGATCGGGGGCATCGTGATCGGCAACGCGATGACGATGGCGATCCTCGTGCAGCGCGTGCTGCACGGGTCGATCCGCGACCGCTGGGGCGAGGTCGAGGGCTGGCTCGCGCTCGGCGCGACCCCGCGGCAGTCGATCGCGACGCTCGCACGGGCCGCGGTGCGCACGACGCTCCTGCCGGCGATCGACCAGACCCGCACGACCGGCATCGTGGTGCTGCCGGGCGCCTTCGTCGGGGCGGTGTTCGCGGGCCTCTCGCCCGTCGAGGCCGGCCGCTTCCAGCTGCTCGTGCTCGCCGGCATCCTGGCCGCGGGCGTGATCACGACCGCCATCCTGGCCTTCGGCCCCGAGCGCCGCGCTCCCGCCGCCCCGCTCCCGCGGGCGACCGAGCGGTCCGCCGACGCGTCCTGA
- a CDS encoding NAD(P)/FAD-dependent oxidoreductase yields MDVDVVVIGAGPAGLAATLNLARAQRTVAMLDSNRPRHAATLQSHGFITRDGISPLELRTMGREEVLRYPTVSYERTLVRQIAAVDGGFAVQAEQPGSRAESETRASAVLIATGLSETLPVSQHVRPWYGTSLHSCMDCDGYDKRGQALALIGETDDLVDRAMVIRRHTDDLAVFTNGAADAVSEAGEARLAEHGVALVRTPIAAIEGDREGMQAIVLEDGSRSVRTGGFVRPWWHPQLEFADSLGLETDEEGLVIVDRTQRASAPGIYAAGDITPGFRQLAVAAGAGTIAASVINRDLIARGL; encoded by the coding sequence ATGGACGTCGACGTCGTCGTCATCGGCGCAGGCCCCGCGGGCCTCGCCGCGACGCTCAACCTCGCGCGCGCCCAGCGCACGGTGGCGATGCTCGACTCCAACCGCCCCCGCCACGCGGCGACGCTGCAGTCGCACGGCTTCATCACGCGCGACGGCATCTCGCCGCTCGAGCTCCGCACGATGGGCCGCGAAGAGGTGCTGCGCTACCCGACGGTCAGCTACGAGCGCACGCTCGTGCGGCAGATCGCCGCGGTCGACGGCGGCTTCGCGGTGCAGGCCGAGCAGCCCGGATCCCGCGCCGAGAGCGAGACCCGCGCATCCGCCGTGCTCATCGCGACGGGGCTCAGCGAGACGCTGCCGGTCTCGCAGCACGTGCGCCCCTGGTACGGCACGAGCCTGCACTCGTGCATGGACTGCGACGGCTACGACAAGCGCGGGCAGGCGCTCGCCCTCATCGGCGAGACCGACGACCTCGTCGACCGCGCCATGGTGATCCGCCGCCACACCGACGACCTCGCGGTCTTCACGAACGGGGCGGCGGATGCGGTGTCCGAGGCCGGCGAGGCGAGGCTCGCCGAGCACGGCGTCGCCCTCGTGCGCACGCCGATCGCGGCGATCGAGGGCGACCGGGAGGGCATGCAGGCGATCGTGCTCGAGGACGGCTCGCGCAGCGTCCGCACCGGCGGCTTCGTGCGGCCGTGGTGGCACCCGCAGCTCGAGTTCGCCGACTCGCTCGGGCTCGAGACCGACGAGGAGGGGCTCGTGATCGTCGACCGCACGCAGCGCGCGTCGGCCCCGGGCATCTACGCCGCCGGCGACATCACGCCCGGCTTCCGCCAGCTCGCGGTCGCGGCGGGCGCCGGCACGATCGCCGCCTCGGTCATCAACCGCGACCTCATCGCTCGCGGCCTCTAG